In Synechococcus sp. MW101C3, one genomic interval encodes:
- the pgl gene encoding 6-phosphogluconolactonase gives MEHTPSPTYQLKVVAGGQEHLAECAATTIASAIDLALAERERAQIALAGGTTPEAAYRHLGAAHLPWNRVDVLLGDERWVPADDPSSNALLLSRSLLAAGPGREACFHPVPTDQDTPEASAAAFAAMLARLCAGDPPVLDVVLLGLGEDGHTASLFPGTAATTVVDRPVTISEGKGLPRVTLTAPVLSAARQVVFLVSGAGKRQALQRLLDPNEPAVRTPARLVKPLTPVLILADPAAAAGLEP, from the coding sequence ATGGAGCACACCCCATCGCCCACCTATCAGCTGAAGGTGGTAGCCGGGGGGCAGGAGCATCTGGCCGAGTGCGCCGCCACCACGATCGCCTCTGCCATCGACCTTGCGCTGGCGGAGCGGGAGCGGGCCCAGATCGCCCTCGCCGGTGGCACCACCCCGGAGGCCGCCTATCGCCATCTCGGCGCGGCCCATCTGCCCTGGAACCGGGTGGACGTGCTGCTCGGGGATGAGCGCTGGGTGCCGGCCGACGACCCCTCCAGCAATGCGCTGCTGCTGAGCCGCTCCCTGCTGGCCGCCGGCCCCGGCCGGGAGGCCTGCTTTCATCCCGTCCCCACCGATCAGGACACGCCGGAAGCCAGCGCCGCCGCCTTCGCGGCCATGCTGGCTCGCCTCTGCGCCGGCGATCCGCCGGTGCTGGATGTGGTGCTGCTGGGTCTGGGGGAAGACGGCCACACCGCCTCGCTGTTTCCAGGCACGGCAGCCACCACGGTTGTGGATCGCCCGGTGACGATCAGCGAGGGCAAGGGCCTGCCCCGCGTGACCCTCACCGCACCGGTGCTGAGTGCCGCGCGCCAGGTGGTGTTTCTGGTGAGCGGGGCAGGCAAGCGCCAGGCCCTGCAACGCCTGCTTGATCCGAACGAGCCGGCCGTGCGCACCCCGGCCCGGCTGGTGAAGCCCCTCACTCCGGTGCTGATCCTCGCCGATCCCGCCGCTGCGGCAGGCTTGGAGCCTTGA
- the gndA gene encoding NADP-dependent phosphogluconate dehydrogenase translates to MSKAHFGLIGLGVMGENLVLNAERNGFSSVVYNRTWAKTEEFLNGRGAGLQIIGAHSLEEFVASLERPRRILMMIKAGQPIDDTIAAISPYLEDGDLLIDGGNSLYTDTERRVKELESKSFGYIGMGVSGGAKGALEGPSMMPGGTKAAYDAIESLVTKMAAQVEDGPCVTYIGPGGAGHFVKTVHNGIEYGIEQILVEAYDLMKRGAGLDGIAMADVFDGWNQLEELSSYLVEITEVCLRTRDPEDGGDLVEKILDVAGQKGTGLWTVISALEMGVPVPTIYASLNGRVMSSMKSERVAAESVLPGPAPHPVQLGEPTEGLPPLRDAVILACIASYAQGMALLVEASKLHDYNLHLSAIAQIWKGGCIIRARLLQRIQDAYDVNPGLANLMVDPWFAEQINRRLPGLRQVVADAAQAGIPVPCLSSTLDYIDSYRTARLPQNLLQAMRDCFGAHTYQRVDRDGAFHTEWL, encoded by the coding sequence ATGAGCAAAGCGCACTTCGGCCTGATCGGCCTGGGCGTGATGGGCGAAAACCTGGTCCTCAACGCTGAGCGCAACGGCTTCTCCAGCGTCGTCTACAACCGCACCTGGGCCAAGACGGAAGAGTTCCTCAACGGCCGCGGCGCCGGCCTTCAGATCATCGGCGCCCACTCCCTTGAGGAGTTCGTGGCCAGCCTGGAGCGCCCCCGCCGCATCCTGATGATGATCAAGGCGGGCCAGCCGATCGACGACACCATCGCCGCCATCTCCCCGTACCTGGAGGATGGCGATCTGCTGATCGACGGCGGCAACTCTCTCTACACCGACACCGAGCGGCGGGTTAAGGAGCTGGAGAGCAAGAGCTTCGGCTACATCGGCATGGGGGTGTCCGGTGGCGCCAAGGGCGCCCTGGAGGGGCCGAGCATGATGCCCGGCGGCACCAAGGCGGCCTACGACGCCATTGAGAGCCTGGTGACCAAGATGGCCGCCCAGGTGGAGGACGGCCCCTGCGTCACCTACATCGGCCCCGGTGGCGCCGGCCATTTCGTCAAGACGGTGCACAACGGCATCGAGTACGGGATCGAGCAGATCCTGGTGGAGGCCTACGACCTGATGAAGCGCGGCGCCGGCCTCGATGGCATCGCCATGGCCGATGTGTTCGACGGCTGGAACCAGCTGGAGGAGCTCTCCTCCTATCTGGTGGAGATCACCGAGGTGTGCCTGCGCACCCGCGATCCCGAGGATGGCGGCGACCTGGTCGAAAAGATCCTCGACGTGGCCGGCCAGAAAGGCACCGGCCTCTGGACCGTGATCAGCGCGCTGGAAATGGGGGTGCCCGTGCCCACCATCTACGCCTCCCTGAACGGGCGGGTGATGAGCTCGATGAAATCCGAGCGGGTGGCCGCTGAATCGGTGCTGCCGGGTCCGGCGCCCCACCCCGTGCAGCTCGGCGAGCCCACCGAAGGCCTGCCACCGCTGCGGGATGCGGTGATCCTTGCCTGCATCGCCAGCTACGCCCAAGGCATGGCCCTGCTGGTGGAAGCCTCCAAGCTGCACGACTACAACCTCCACCTGTCCGCGATCGCCCAGATCTGGAAGGGGGGCTGCATCATCCGCGCCCGCCTGCTGCAGCGCATCCAGGACGCCTACGACGTCAATCCGGGTCTGGCGAACCTGATGGTGGACCCCTGGTTCGCCGAACAGATCAACCGCCGGCTGCCCGGCCTGCGCCAGGTGGTGGCAGATGCGGCCCAGGCCGGCATTCCCGTGCCCTGCCTGAGCAGCACGCTCGATTACATCGACAGCTACCGCACCGCCCGCCTGCCCCAGAACCTGCTGCAGGCCATGCGCGATTGCTTCGGCGCCCACACCTATCAACGGGTGGACCGCGACGGTGCCTTCCACACCGAGTGGCTCTGA
- a CDS encoding glucose-1-phosphate adenylyltransferase: MKRVLAIILGGGAGTRLYPLTKMRAKPAVPLAGKYRLIDIPVSNCINSGVNKIYVLTQFNSASLNRHLTQTYNLSAGFGQGFVEVLAAQQTPDSPSWFEGTADAVRKYQWLFHEWDVDHYLILSGDQLYRMDYSSFVRHHIDTGSDLSVAALPVDAAQAEGFGLMLTDPQGWIREFSEKPKGAALEAMAVDTSRHGLSADEALKRPYLASMGIYVFSRDTLFDLLVSNPEATDFGKEIIPTSLARGDKLSSFVFNDYWEDIGTIGAFYEANLALTDQPSPAFSFYDEKFPIYTRPRYLPPSKLLDTQVTQSIIGEGSLLQACSIHHCVLGVRSRIEAEVVLQDTLVMGADYFESAEERAVLRERGGIPLGVGNGTTVRRSILDKNVRIGRNVTIVNKDHIEEADRPELGFYIRNGIVVVEKNATIADGTVI; the protein is encoded by the coding sequence ATGAAGCGGGTTCTGGCGATCATCCTCGGCGGCGGAGCGGGCACCCGGCTCTACCCGCTCACAAAGATGCGGGCCAAGCCGGCGGTGCCGCTGGCCGGTAAATACCGGCTCATCGACATCCCGGTGAGCAACTGCATCAACTCCGGGGTCAACAAGATCTACGTGCTGACGCAGTTCAACAGCGCGTCGCTCAACCGCCACCTCACCCAGACCTACAACCTCTCCGCCGGCTTCGGGCAGGGGTTCGTGGAGGTGCTCGCGGCTCAGCAGACCCCTGACAGCCCCAGCTGGTTTGAAGGCACTGCGGACGCCGTGCGCAAATACCAGTGGCTGTTCCACGAATGGGACGTGGACCACTACCTGATTCTCTCCGGCGACCAGCTCTACCGGATGGATTACAGCAGCTTCGTGCGCCACCACATCGACACCGGCTCCGACCTGAGCGTGGCGGCGCTGCCGGTGGATGCAGCCCAGGCCGAGGGCTTCGGCCTGATGCTTACCGATCCCCAGGGGTGGATCCGCGAGTTCAGCGAGAAGCCGAAGGGCGCCGCCCTGGAAGCGATGGCGGTCGACACCTCCCGCCACGGCCTCTCGGCCGACGAGGCCCTCAAGCGCCCCTACCTGGCGTCGATGGGCATCTATGTGTTCAGCCGCGACACCCTGTTCGACCTGCTGGTGAGCAATCCCGAAGCCACCGACTTCGGCAAGGAGATCATCCCCACCTCCCTGGCGCGGGGCGACAAGCTCAGCAGCTTCGTCTTCAACGACTACTGGGAGGACATCGGCACGATCGGGGCGTTCTACGAGGCCAACCTGGCGCTCACCGACCAACCCAGCCCGGCCTTCTCTTTCTACGACGAGAAATTCCCCATCTACACGCGGCCCCGTTACCTGCCCCCCAGCAAGTTGCTGGACACCCAGGTCACGCAGTCGATCATCGGTGAAGGCTCCCTGCTGCAGGCCTGCAGCATCCACCACTGCGTGCTCGGCGTGCGCTCGCGCATCGAGGCCGAAGTGGTGCTTCAGGACACCCTGGTGATGGGCGCCGACTACTTCGAATCGGCGGAAGAGCGGGCCGTGCTGCGCGAGCGGGGCGGCATCCCACTGGGCGTGGGCAATGGCACCACCGTGCGGCGCTCGATCCTCGACAAGAACGTGCGCATCGGCCGCAACGTCACGATCGTGAACAAGGACCACATCGAGGAAGCCGACCGGCCGGAGCTGGGCTTTTACATCCGCAACGGCATCGTGGTGGTGGAGAAGAACGCCACCATCGCTGACGGCACCGTGATCTGA
- a CDS encoding glutamyl-tRNA reductase has product MHIAVVGLSHRTAPVEIRERLSIPEQTMEESLQILRGDAQVLEASILSTCNRLEIYTLLRHPEQGITAVGSFLSQHSGLDFGELTPHLFTYHHEEAVGHLLRVAAGLDSLVLGEGQILSQVKKMVRLGQEHGSIGPILNRLLTQAVSTGKRVRTETNLGTGAVSISSAAVELAQLKVGQSRGVDDLVSLEGEQVAVVGAGRMSRLLLQHLQAKGCRALVLLNRTVSRAEALAADFPELPVQCRPLEDLDHCLSTCSLVFTSTAADEPIIDAARLQGLNRRSSLKLIDIGVPRNISSDVAALGGVEAFDVDDLQEVVARNQEARREIAAEAEGLLQEEARQFLDWWDGLEAVPTLNRLRQQLELIREQELQKALSRMGPDLSARERKVVEALTKGIVNKILHSPVTHLRAPQPRQQRHQSMKVLHELFALDESSGEG; this is encoded by the coding sequence ATGCACATCGCCGTCGTCGGGCTCAGCCATCGCACGGCTCCAGTCGAAATCCGGGAGCGCCTCAGCATCCCGGAACAGACGATGGAGGAATCCCTCCAGATCCTGCGCGGCGATGCCCAGGTGCTCGAGGCCTCCATCCTCAGCACCTGCAACCGGCTTGAGATCTACACGCTGCTGCGCCATCCGGAGCAGGGCATCACGGCCGTGGGCTCCTTCCTGAGCCAGCACTCGGGCCTTGATTTCGGCGAACTCACCCCCCACCTCTTCACGTATCACCATGAAGAGGCGGTGGGTCATCTGCTGCGGGTGGCGGCAGGGCTCGACAGCCTGGTGCTTGGGGAAGGGCAGATCCTCTCCCAGGTGAAGAAGATGGTGCGGCTGGGCCAGGAGCATGGCTCGATCGGCCCGATCCTCAACCGGCTGCTCACCCAGGCGGTGAGCACCGGCAAGCGGGTGCGCACCGAAACCAATCTCGGCACTGGCGCCGTGTCGATCAGCTCGGCGGCGGTGGAGCTGGCCCAGCTCAAGGTGGGCCAGAGCCGCGGCGTCGACGACCTCGTGTCGCTCGAGGGGGAGCAGGTGGCGGTGGTGGGAGCGGGGCGCATGTCCCGGTTGCTGCTGCAGCACCTGCAGGCCAAGGGCTGCCGCGCTCTTGTGCTGCTCAATCGCACCGTGTCACGGGCGGAGGCCCTGGCGGCTGATTTTCCCGAGCTGCCGGTGCAATGCCGGCCGCTCGAAGACCTGGACCATTGCCTCAGCACCTGCTCGCTGGTGTTCACCAGCACGGCAGCCGATGAGCCGATCATCGACGCAGCCCGGCTGCAGGGTCTCAACCGCCGCTCCTCGCTGAAGCTGATCGACATCGGCGTGCCCCGCAACATCAGCTCCGACGTCGCTGCCCTGGGTGGGGTGGAGGCCTTCGATGTGGACGATCTGCAGGAGGTGGTGGCTCGCAATCAGGAGGCCCGCCGTGAGATCGCCGCCGAAGCCGAAGGGCTGCTGCAGGAGGAAGCTCGCCAGTTCCTCGACTGGTGGGACGGCCTGGAAGCCGTGCCCACCCTCAACCGGCTCCGCCAGCAGCTGGAGCTGATCCGCGAACAGGAGCTGCAGAAAGCGCTCAGCCGCATGGGCCCCGACCTTTCAGCGCGGGAGCGCAAGGTGGTGGAAGCCCTCACCAAAGGCATCGTCAACAAGATCCTGCACAGCCCGGTCACCCACCTGCGGGCGCCCCAGCCACGCCAGCAACGCCATCAATCCATGAAAGTGCTCCATGAACTTTTCGCGCTCGATGAGTCCAGCGGTGAGGGCTGA
- the glpX gene encoding class II fructose-bisphosphatase, whose protein sequence is MDRTLIQELLEVVEQAAIASAHLTGLGKKDEADAAAVEAMRLRMGSIAMQGRIVIGEGERDEAPMLYIGEEVGSGTGPGVDFAVDPCEGTNLCANAQDGSMAVLAASDRGGLFNAPDFYMKKLAAPPAAKGKVDIRKSATENIAILSECLGLPANELVIVVMDRARHKDLIAEIRATGARVKPISDGDVQAAIACGFSGTGTHCLMGIGAAPEGVISAAALRCLGGHFQGQLVYDPAVAQTSEWADYTKEGNIARLNEMGITDIDKVYEAEELASGENVVFAGSGITDGLLFKGVKFERDCTRTSSLIISSLDSSARFTDTIHIKPGAQSVALR, encoded by the coding sequence GTGGATCGCACCCTCATTCAGGAACTGCTTGAAGTCGTCGAGCAGGCCGCCATCGCCTCTGCGCACCTGACCGGCCTCGGCAAGAAAGATGAAGCCGACGCTGCTGCCGTGGAGGCCATGCGCCTGCGGATGGGCAGCATCGCCATGCAGGGCCGGATCGTGATCGGCGAAGGGGAGCGCGACGAAGCCCCGATGCTCTACATCGGCGAGGAAGTGGGCAGCGGCACCGGTCCCGGCGTGGATTTCGCCGTCGACCCCTGCGAAGGCACCAACCTCTGCGCCAACGCCCAAGACGGCTCGATGGCCGTGCTGGCCGCTTCCGACCGCGGTGGCCTTTTCAATGCGCCCGACTTCTACATGAAGAAGCTGGCGGCACCGCCGGCCGCCAAAGGCAAGGTGGACATCCGCAAGAGCGCCACGGAAAACATCGCCATCCTCAGCGAGTGCCTCGGCCTGCCCGCCAACGAGCTGGTGATCGTGGTGATGGACCGCGCCCGCCACAAGGATCTGATTGCCGAGATCCGCGCCACCGGCGCCCGGGTGAAGCCCATCAGCGACGGTGACGTGCAGGCGGCCATCGCCTGTGGCTTCTCCGGCACCGGCACCCATTGCCTGATGGGCATCGGCGCTGCTCCGGAAGGGGTGATCTCCGCTGCAGCCCTGCGCTGCCTGGGTGGCCACTTCCAGGGTCAGCTCGTGTATGACCCCGCGGTCGCCCAGACCTCCGAGTGGGCCGATTACACCAAGGAAGGCAACATCGCTCGCCTCAATGAAATGGGCATCACCGACATCGACAAGGTGTACGAGGCCGAGGAGTTGGCCTCCGGCGAAAACGTGGTCTTCGCAGGCAGCGGCATCACCGATGGCCTGCTGTTCAAGGGCGTCAAGTTCGAGCGCGACTGCACCCGCACCAGCAGCCTGATCATTTCCTCGCTCGATTCCAGCGCCCGCTTCACGGACACCATCCACATCAAGCCCGGCGCTCAAAGCGTCGCGCTGCGCTGA
- the rpe gene encoding ribulose-phosphate 3-epimerase, with protein sequence MSTKPLVIAPSILSADFARLGDEVRAVDEAGADWIHVDVMDGRFVPNITIGPLIVEALRPVTQKPLDVHLMIVEPERYVGDFAKAGADHIYVQVEACPHLHRNLGQIKDLGKKAGAVLNPGTPLETLEYCLELCDLVLIMSVNPGFGGQSFIPSAVEKVRRLRRMCDERGLDPWIEVDGGLKANNTWQVVEAGANAIVAGSAVFNAPDYREAIAGIRHSRRTETVLV encoded by the coding sequence ATGAGCACCAAGCCTCTGGTGATCGCCCCGTCGATCCTGTCTGCAGATTTTGCCCGTCTCGGCGACGAAGTGCGGGCCGTTGACGAGGCGGGGGCCGATTGGATCCATGTGGATGTGATGGACGGACGCTTCGTCCCCAACATCACCATCGGCCCACTGATCGTCGAAGCCCTGCGCCCCGTCACGCAGAAACCGCTCGATGTGCACCTGATGATCGTGGAGCCCGAGCGTTATGTGGGCGATTTCGCCAAGGCGGGCGCCGATCACATCTATGTACAGGTGGAAGCCTGCCCTCACCTCCACCGCAACCTCGGCCAGATCAAGGATCTGGGCAAGAAGGCCGGTGCGGTGCTCAACCCCGGCACACCGCTGGAAACCCTCGAGTACTGCCTCGAGCTCTGTGACCTGGTGCTGATCATGAGCGTGAACCCCGGCTTCGGCGGCCAGAGCTTCATCCCCTCAGCCGTGGAAAAGGTACGCCGCCTGCGACGTATGTGCGACGAGCGGGGCCTCGATCCCTGGATCGAAGTGGATGGCGGTCTCAAGGCCAACAACACCTGGCAGGTGGTGGAAGCCGGTGCCAACGCGATCGTGGCCGGTTCGGCCGTGTTCAACGCGCCTGATTACCGCGAAGCGATCGCCGGCATTCGCCATAGCCGCCGGACCGAGACCGTGCTGGTCTGA
- a CDS encoding glycosyltransferase family 39 protein: protein MLLGGLVVRLALAMVLPPGYDEAYYLFYGRHPALSYFDHPAAVGLWAWVGTRLGGSILALRLPSLLSYTLALALLIGATERWFGRRAALLSAVLGSVAPVLFLCGGLLLLPDSPLVLALAALLWWLSRHPRVVPVSPREAIVLGVLLGLVTLGKYQGLLLLLSLLAWCLANGERRRHFRSFWPGLALLVWLLVSAPLWLWNLNNGWVTFLFQGGRIGAGGGYDLAAPPLFLLSQLVLLFPTVGVVLLVALRPRSRRDGAAVYRQLLRWLVVPQLVVFLLLAGRMQVLSSWLVPAWWMLLPLAGDWLAGPHDRRWRGWIVAGAWGTALILPALLLTLALQVRWGVLDAWLPPGLDPSTQLMPADSLRRDLRRNPVVWKALQEASLIAGNRYDLPGFLALALGSQLNADYTTFNNDSRGFAWWQPPTGYRGASGVLFGIVDPGNPLVREAWLPQLGKVEPLGTVEIHRAGRPALQLEFSRFGPLPSPWPRRYGPNSAPERLP, encoded by the coding sequence GTGCTGCTCGGCGGGTTGGTGGTTCGGCTGGCACTGGCCATGGTGCTGCCGCCCGGCTACGACGAGGCCTATTACCTCTTCTACGGCCGCCATCCGGCCCTGAGCTACTTCGACCATCCCGCCGCGGTGGGGCTATGGGCCTGGGTGGGAACCCGGCTCGGCGGTTCAATTCTGGCTCTGCGGCTGCCTTCCCTGCTGAGCTACACCCTTGCACTCGCCCTGCTAATCGGCGCGACCGAGCGCTGGTTCGGCCGGCGCGCGGCCCTGCTCAGCGCCGTGCTGGGCAGCGTCGCTCCGGTCCTGTTCCTCTGCGGCGGCCTGCTGTTGCTGCCGGACAGCCCCCTGGTGCTGGCCCTCGCGGCCCTGCTCTGGTGGCTGTCACGACACCCCCGGGTGGTGCCCGTTTCACCCCGGGAGGCGATCGTCCTCGGTGTTCTGCTGGGGTTGGTCACCCTTGGCAAGTACCAGGGCCTGCTGTTGTTGCTCTCCCTGCTGGCCTGGTGCCTGGCCAACGGGGAACGCCGGCGCCACTTCCGCAGCTTCTGGCCCGGCCTGGCCCTGCTGGTCTGGCTGCTGGTGTCGGCGCCGCTTTGGCTCTGGAACCTCAACAACGGCTGGGTCACCTTCCTGTTCCAGGGTGGCCGGATCGGCGCAGGGGGGGGCTATGACCTGGCGGCCCCGCCCCTGTTTCTCCTCTCCCAACTGGTGCTGCTCTTCCCCACGGTCGGGGTGGTGCTGCTGGTGGCGTTGCGGCCCCGATCCCGCCGTGATGGCGCCGCCGTTTACCGGCAGCTTCTGCGCTGGCTGGTGGTGCCGCAACTGGTGGTCTTCCTTTTGCTTGCTGGTCGCATGCAGGTGCTCTCCAGCTGGTTGGTGCCGGCCTGGTGGATGCTGCTGCCGCTGGCAGGAGACTGGCTGGCCGGGCCCCACGATCGGCGGTGGCGGGGCTGGATCGTGGCGGGAGCCTGGGGCACGGCCCTGATCTTGCCAGCGCTGCTGCTCACCCTGGCCCTACAGGTGCGCTGGGGAGTGCTCGACGCCTGGTTGCCCCCGGGGCTCGACCCCTCGACCCAGTTGATGCCTGCCGACAGCCTGCGGAGGGACCTCCGCCGCAACCCCGTCGTCTGGAAGGCCCTGCAAGAAGCCAGCCTGATCGCCGGCAACCGCTACGACCTGCCGGGCTTTCTGGCTCTGGCGCTGGGTTCGCAGCTGAATGCCGACTACACCACCTTCAACAACGATTCCAGGGGATTCGCCTGGTGGCAACCGCCCACTGGCTACCGGGGTGCCAGTGGGGTGCTGTTCGGCATCGTGGATCCCGGCAATCCCCTGGTGCGAGAAGCCTGGCTGCCTCAGCTGGGGAAGGTGGAGCCCCTGGGGACCGTTGAGATTCACCGCGCTGGCCGCCCGGCTTTGCAGTTGGAATTCAGCCGTTTTGGCCCCTTGCCCAGCCCTTGGCCCCGTCGTTACGGTCCCAATTCGGCACCGGAGAGGCTCCCGTAA
- the ccsB gene encoding c-type cytochrome biogenesis protein CcsB produces the protein MTDPVLTLALIAFGLLLVALPLAFWSLSGGRSSTVVRLLVAGANVSLTAQLTLRWWESGHFPISNLYESLCFLAWACTLTQLLVERSWASPLVAAAATPMGLGCVAFASFALPDRLQAASPLVPALRSSWLVMHVSVIMVSYAALLVGSLLSVAVLFTERGRQLELRSSSIGSGGFRRAQLAAVPGGGEASSGQGLELSSVAIGVSEQLDSLSYRTITVGFLLLSVGLVSGAVWANEAWGSWWSWDPKETWALICWLVYAAYLHTRLSRGWQGRRPALVASAGLVVIVVCYIGVNLLGIGLHSYGWFLGD, from the coding sequence GTGACCGATCCGGTTCTGACCCTCGCCCTGATCGCCTTCGGCCTGCTGCTGGTCGCTCTGCCGCTGGCCTTCTGGAGTTTGAGCGGCGGCCGTTCGAGCACGGTGGTGCGCCTGCTGGTGGCCGGCGCCAACGTGAGCCTCACCGCCCAACTCACACTGCGCTGGTGGGAATCGGGACACTTCCCGATCAGCAATCTCTACGAATCGCTCTGCTTCCTGGCCTGGGCCTGCACGCTCACCCAGCTGCTGGTGGAGCGCTCCTGGGCTTCCCCGCTGGTGGCGGCGGCAGCGACACCAATGGGTCTTGGCTGTGTGGCCTTTGCCAGCTTCGCCCTGCCCGACCGCCTGCAGGCGGCCTCCCCACTGGTGCCGGCCCTCCGCTCCAGCTGGTTGGTGATGCATGTGAGCGTGATCATGGTGAGCTACGCCGCCTTGCTGGTGGGTTCACTCCTATCGGTGGCCGTGCTGTTCACCGAGCGGGGCCGCCAGCTGGAGCTGCGCAGCAGTTCGATCGGCAGCGGCGGCTTCCGCCGCGCCCAGCTGGCCGCGGTGCCGGGGGGCGGCGAGGCCAGCAGCGGCCAGGGCCTGGAGCTGAGCAGCGTGGCCATCGGCGTGAGCGAACAGCTCGACAGCCTCAGCTACCGCACGATCACGGTGGGCTTCCTGCTGCTCTCGGTCGGTCTGGTGAGCGGCGCCGTGTGGGCCAATGAGGCCTGGGGCAGCTGGTGGAGCTGGGACCCGAAGGAAACCTGGGCCCTGATCTGCTGGCTCGTCTATGCCGCCTATCTGCACACCCGGCTAAGCCGCGGCTGGCAGGGCAGGCGACCGGCCCTGGTGGCCTCTGCCGGGCTGGTGGTGATCGTCGTCTGCTACATCGGCGTGAACCTGCTGGGCATCGGCCTGCACAGCTACGGCTGGTTCCTCGGTGACTGA
- a CDS encoding LptF/LptG family permease, whose product MAPKRLLRPVLLLWERLPLMDRWLSGELLGPLLFGVAAFTTVSLSVGVVFELVRRVAESGLPVTAAMQVLGLRLPGFLVLSFPMATLMATLLAYSRLSGNSELTALRSIGVSTSRMVMPALGVALLMSLLTFTFNDLIVPAANLQAADTLNEALGRSVATEKGSNIIYSRFSLRPAKDDSGADRYLSQLFYARRFEKGEMQDVTVLDFTRENGTQILQAKQGIWNAEQGMWEFRDGQVVLVGGAEGSTTSARFDRYLYPLDQGPLKLAALPKDAASMSVAEALRAEQLLREAGDQKEARRMRVRIQEKFAFPTICLVFGLIGSSLGVRPDARTSRSQGFGISVLLIFSYYLMSFIFSSLGVKGTLAPFLAAWMPVFIGLAGGLVLLRQASR is encoded by the coding sequence ATGGCGCCCAAGCGGCTGCTGCGCCCCGTACTGCTGCTCTGGGAGCGCCTGCCGCTGATGGACCGTTGGCTGAGCGGTGAACTACTCGGCCCGCTGCTGTTCGGCGTGGCGGCCTTCACCACGGTGTCCCTGTCGGTGGGGGTGGTGTTCGAGCTGGTGCGCCGGGTGGCGGAATCGGGCTTGCCGGTGACGGCGGCGATGCAGGTGCTGGGCCTGCGCCTGCCGGGATTCCTGGTGCTGTCGTTTCCGATGGCCACCTTGATGGCCACACTGCTGGCCTACAGCAGGCTGTCGGGCAACAGTGAGCTCACGGCTCTGCGCAGCATCGGCGTGAGCACCAGCCGCATGGTGATGCCGGCCCTGGGCGTGGCGCTGCTGATGAGCCTGCTCACCTTCACGTTCAACGACCTGATCGTGCCCGCTGCCAACCTCCAGGCGGCCGACACACTCAACGAGGCCCTGGGCAGGTCGGTGGCCACGGAGAAGGGCAGCAACATCATTTACTCACGCTTCAGCCTGCGGCCCGCCAAGGATGATTCCGGCGCCGACCGCTACCTCTCTCAGCTCTTCTATGCGCGCAGGTTCGAGAAAGGGGAGATGCAGGATGTGACGGTGCTCGATTTCACCCGCGAGAACGGCACCCAGATCCTGCAGGCCAAGCAGGGAATCTGGAACGCGGAGCAGGGCATGTGGGAATTCAGGGACGGCCAGGTGGTGCTGGTGGGAGGGGCTGAGGGCTCCACCACATCCGCCAGGTTCGACCGCTACCTCTATCCGCTCGATCAGGGGCCGCTGAAACTGGCTGCCCTGCCCAAAGATGCCGCCAGCATGTCCGTGGCCGAAGCCCTGCGGGCCGAGCAGTTGCTCAGAGAGGCCGGCGACCAGAAGGAGGCCCGCCGGATGCGGGTGCGCATTCAGGAGAAATTCGCCTTCCCCACCATCTGCCTGGTGTTCGGGCTGATCGGCAGCAGCCTGGGCGTGCGCCCGGATGCCCGCACCAGCCGCAGCCAGGGGTTCGGCATCAGCGTCCTGCTGATTTTCTCCTACTACCTGATGTCCTTCATCTTCAGTTCGCTGGGGGTGAAGGGCACCCTGGCCCCCTTCCTGGCAGCCTGGATGCCGGTGTTCATCGGTCTGGCGGGTGGCCTTGTGCTGCTCCGACAGGCCAGCCGCTGA